A DNA window from Hydrogenophaga taeniospiralis contains the following coding sequences:
- a CDS encoding glycine zipper 2TM domain-containing protein: MSYPTPLFTLRQTAVWLAAAATLGLAGCAVPYPVYEQQPMAQEPVQVQTYPSQREQRRDYRRRQNETLYEAEVLSVRAVMGQTEQRCWMEREQVPQRPAANVGGAIVGAVIGGVIGHQIGGGSGRDLATAGGVVAGAAIGSQVGRDRYGNPVSTQEVQRCSTVNSQSEPAYWDVTYRFRGITHRAQMLSPPGRSLTVNGNGEPRE, from the coding sequence ATGTCATACCCCACCCCCCTCTTCACGCTGCGCCAGACCGCTGTCTGGCTGGCAGCCGCCGCCACGCTGGGCCTGGCCGGCTGCGCCGTGCCCTACCCGGTGTACGAGCAACAACCCATGGCGCAAGAACCGGTGCAGGTGCAGACCTACCCCAGCCAGCGCGAACAGCGGCGCGACTACCGCCGCCGCCAGAACGAGACCCTGTACGAGGCCGAGGTGCTGTCGGTCCGCGCCGTCATGGGCCAGACCGAGCAGCGCTGCTGGATGGAACGTGAACAGGTGCCGCAGCGCCCCGCGGCCAACGTCGGTGGCGCGATCGTCGGTGCGGTCATCGGCGGGGTGATCGGGCACCAGATCGGTGGCGGCAGCGGCCGGGACCTGGCCACCGCCGGTGGCGTGGTGGCGGGCGCGGCCATCGGCTCCCAGGTCGGCCGCGACCGCTACGGCAACCCGGTGAGCACGCAGGAGGTGCAGCGCTGCAGCACCGTCAACAGCCAGAGCGAACCCGCCTACTGGGACGTGACCTACCGCTTCCGCGGCATCACGCACCGCGCGCAGATGCTCTCGCCCCCCGGACGCAGCCTCACCGTCAACGGCAACGGCGAGCCGAGGGAGTAG
- a CDS encoding response regulator: MTLTEQERLDARILIVDDQPANVSLLEAMLHEAGYTQVSSTMEPDKVCAMHRKTPFDLILLDLQMPGMDGFQVMEGLKANTAEDDYLPVLVITAQPGHKLRALQAGAKDFVSKPFDMVEVKARIHNLIEVRLLHRQLARHNSDLERQVHERTAELRESEARYRGLTELATDWYWEQDGEGRFTKVSGPVLEMLGLQVEALSDSGEEHGDEGWNPAEREQLQARIAARSPFLDMVLSRELPGGVTRQYRVSGTPMFDASCTLIGYRGFGVEILGSNR; encoded by the coding sequence ATGACCCTCACCGAACAAGAACGGCTCGACGCACGCATCCTGATCGTGGATGACCAGCCCGCGAACGTGAGCCTGCTCGAAGCCATGTTGCACGAGGCCGGCTACACCCAGGTGTCCAGCACCATGGAGCCCGACAAGGTCTGCGCCATGCACCGCAAGACGCCGTTCGACCTGATCCTGCTCGACCTGCAGATGCCGGGCATGGACGGTTTCCAGGTGATGGAAGGCCTCAAGGCCAACACCGCCGAAGACGACTACCTGCCGGTGCTGGTGATCACCGCCCAGCCGGGCCACAAGCTGCGCGCGCTGCAGGCCGGCGCCAAGGACTTCGTGAGCAAACCGTTCGACATGGTCGAAGTCAAGGCGCGCATCCACAACCTGATCGAGGTGCGCCTGCTGCACCGGCAACTGGCCCGGCACAACAGCGACCTGGAACGCCAGGTGCACGAGCGCACGGCCGAGCTGCGCGAGAGCGAGGCGCGCTACCGCGGCCTGACCGAACTGGCCACCGACTGGTACTGGGAACAGGACGGCGAGGGCCGCTTCACCAAAGTCTCGGGCCCGGTGCTGGAGATGCTGGGCCTGCAGGTGGAGGCCCTGAGCGACAGTGGCGAGGAACACGGCGACGAGGGCTGGAACCCGGCCGAGCGCGAACAGCTGCAAGCCCGCATCGCCGCGCGCAGCCCGTTCCTGGACATGGTGCTGAGCCGCGAACTGCCCGGCGGCGTGACCCGCCAGTACCGCGTGAGCGGCACCCCCATGTTCGACGCCAGCTGCACGCTGATCGGCTACCGCGGTTTCGGCGTCGAGATCCTGGGTTCAAACAGGTGA
- a CDS encoding PAS domain-containing hybrid sensor histidine kinase/response regulator — MPETTLRRGAPEFPGQPGEPTESGRRNALLKAGALQNAILNSANFSIIATDEKGIIQLFNVGAERMLGYRADEVVNRVSPSDMHDPQEVHARAMALSRELDTPIAPGFEALAFKASRGIEDIYELTYICKDGSWFPAIVSITALRDDYGDLIGYLLIGTDNSVRKGVELQLNEAVDAAEKANRAKTDFISSMSHELRTPLNAILGFAQLVESGTPAPTPTQQRSIGQILKAGWYLLELINEILDLTLIESGKLTLSGEPVSLTEVLAECRAMVEPQAQQRGIGMVFARLEAPRYVKADRTRLKQVLINLLFNAIKYNQRGGHVTVECTLTLNPPDTVRISVRDTGPGLVPAQLAQLFQPFNRLGQESGAEEGTGIGLVVTQRLVHLMGGQIGASSTPGVGSVFWVEMALTAAPLNAVLDAVPADPPRPDALPGTPLRTLLYVEDNPANLELVEQIIARRTDLGLLGAADASLGIEFARVYQPEVILMDINLPGISGIEALRILRADPATAHIPIIALSANAVPRDIQKGLEAGFFNYLTKPIKVAQLMDALDAALRFAETTSGPAIHQEPA; from the coding sequence ATGCCCGAGACCACCCTGCGCCGCGGCGCCCCAGAGTTCCCGGGCCAACCGGGCGAGCCCACCGAGTCGGGGCGGCGCAATGCGTTGCTCAAGGCCGGGGCGCTGCAGAACGCCATCCTGAACAGCGCCAATTTCTCGATCATCGCGACCGATGAAAAAGGCATCATCCAGCTCTTCAACGTGGGGGCCGAGCGCATGCTGGGCTACCGCGCCGACGAGGTGGTCAACCGCGTGAGCCCGAGCGACATGCACGACCCGCAGGAAGTGCATGCGCGCGCCATGGCCCTGAGCCGGGAGCTGGACACGCCGATCGCGCCCGGTTTCGAGGCCCTGGCCTTCAAGGCTTCGCGCGGCATCGAAGACATCTACGAGCTCACCTACATCTGCAAGGACGGCAGCTGGTTCCCGGCCATCGTGTCGATCACCGCGCTGCGCGACGACTACGGAGACCTCATCGGCTACCTGCTGATCGGCACCGACAACTCGGTGCGCAAGGGCGTGGAGCTGCAGCTCAACGAGGCCGTGGACGCGGCCGAAAAAGCCAACCGCGCCAAGACCGATTTCATCTCCAGCATGAGCCACGAGCTGCGCACGCCGCTCAACGCCATCCTGGGGTTCGCGCAACTGGTCGAGTCGGGCACACCCGCGCCCACGCCCACGCAGCAGCGCAGCATCGGGCAGATCCTGAAGGCGGGCTGGTACCTGCTGGAGCTGATCAACGAAATCCTCGACCTCACGCTCATCGAGTCCGGCAAGCTCACGCTCTCGGGCGAACCGGTCTCGCTCACCGAGGTGCTGGCCGAGTGCCGGGCCATGGTGGAGCCGCAGGCGCAGCAGCGTGGCATCGGCATGGTGTTCGCGCGGCTGGAGGCACCGCGCTACGTGAAGGCCGACCGCACCCGGCTCAAGCAGGTGCTGATCAACCTGTTGTTCAACGCCATCAAATACAACCAGCGCGGGGGCCACGTCACGGTGGAGTGCACGCTCACGCTGAACCCGCCCGACACGGTGCGCATCAGCGTGCGCGACACCGGCCCGGGCCTCGTGCCCGCTCAGCTGGCCCAGCTGTTCCAGCCCTTCAACCGGCTGGGCCAGGAGTCGGGCGCCGAAGAGGGCACCGGCATCGGCCTGGTGGTCACACAGCGGCTGGTGCACCTCATGGGCGGCCAGATCGGTGCCAGCAGCACGCCCGGCGTGGGCAGCGTGTTCTGGGTCGAGATGGCGCTGACCGCGGCACCGCTGAACGCCGTGCTCGACGCGGTGCCCGCCGACCCGCCGCGCCCCGACGCACTGCCGGGCACGCCGCTGCGCACGCTGCTGTACGTGGAAGACAACCCGGCCAACCTGGAGCTGGTGGAGCAGATCATCGCGCGGCGCACCGACCTGGGCCTGCTGGGCGCGGCCGACGCCAGCCTGGGCATCGAGTTCGCGCGCGTCTACCAGCCCGAGGTGATCCTGATGGACATCAACCTGCCCGGCATCAGCGGCATCGAGGCGCTGAGGATCCTGCGCGCCGACCCGGCCACGGCCCACATCCCCATCATCGCGCTGAGCGCCAACGCCGTGCCGCGCGACATCCAGAAGGGCCTGGAGGCGGGCTTCTTCAACTACCTCACCAAACCCATCAAGGTCGCCCAGCTCATGGACGCGCTGGACGCGGCCCTGCGTTTCGCCGAAACCACCAGCGGCCCCGCCATCCACCAGGAACCCGCATGA
- a CDS encoding BON domain-containing protein, producing the protein MKTNQRFAILLLAVAAATGIAGCASSPTKESTGQYVDDTVITTRVKAAILKDDMLKATEINVETFKGVVQLSGFVSSEAHINRAVQVTQGVPGVRSIKNDMRLK; encoded by the coding sequence ATGAAAACCAACCAACGCTTCGCCATCCTCCTGCTCGCCGTGGCCGCCGCCACCGGCATCGCCGGCTGCGCTTCGAGCCCCACGAAGGAAAGCACCGGCCAGTACGTGGACGACACCGTCATCACCACCCGGGTGAAGGCCGCGATCCTCAAAGACGACATGCTCAAGGCGACGGAGATCAACGTCGAGACCTTCAAGGGCGTGGTCCAGCTCAGTGGTTTCGTGAGCTCCGAAGCCCACATCAACCGCGCCGTGCAGGTCACGCAGGGCGTGCCCGGCGTCCGGTCGATCAAGAACGACATGCGCCTGAAATGA
- a CDS encoding lmo0937 family membrane protein: MLYTIAVVLLILWLLGLVTATTMGGFIHILLVVAIVMVLLRVISGRSPL; encoded by the coding sequence ATGCTCTACACCATCGCCGTCGTCCTGCTCATCCTCTGGCTGCTGGGACTCGTCACCGCCACCACGATGGGCGGCTTCATCCACATCCTGCTGGTGGTCGCCATCGTCATGGTGCTGCTGCGCGTGATCAGCGGGCGCAGTCCGCTCTAG